A region from the Malus domestica chromosome 07, GDT2T_hap1 genome encodes:
- the LOC103455087 gene encoding LIM domain-containing protein WLIM2b isoform X2 has translation MSFIGTQQKCKACEKTVYPVEELSADGISYHKSCFKCTHCKGTLKLSNYSSMEGVLYCKPHFEQLFKETGNFNKNFQSPAKSAEKLTPELTRSPSKAASMFSGTQDKCATCGKTAYPLEKVTVESQAYHKSCFKCSHGGCPITPSNYAALEGILYCKHHFSQLFKEKGSYNHLIKSASIKRTAAAAAAAAATVASIPEA, from the exons ATGTCTTTCATTGGCACCCAGCAGAAATGCAAGGCTTGTGAAAAGACAGTTTACCCAGTGGAGGAGCTTTCTGCTGATGGGATTTCCTACCACAAGTCTTGCTTCAAATGCACCCACTGCAAAGGGACTTTGAAG CTGAGCAATTATTCCTCAATGGAAGGTGTCCTGTACTGTAAGCCTCACTTTGAGCAACTGTTCAAGGAGACTGGCAATTTCAACAAGAACTTTCAGTCGC CTGCAAAGTCAGCTGAGAAGTTAACTCCAGAGCTG ACTAGGTCACCTAGCAAAGCTGCTAGCATGTTTTCTGGAACACAAGACAAATGTGCTACTTGTGGTAAAACAGCTTACCCACTGGAGAAG GTGACAGTGGAGAGCCAGGCTTACCACAAGTCGTGTTTCAAGTGTTCTCACGGCGGCTGTCCTATTACTCCCTCAAACTACGCTGCCCTGGAGGGCATTTTATACTGCAAGCACCATTTCTCCCAGCTTTTCAAGGAGAAGGGGAGCTACAACCATCTTATTAAGTCTGCATCAATCAAGCGCACAGCAGCTGCAGCAGCAGCGGCAGCAGCAACAGTAGCCTCCATTCCAGAAGCATAA
- the LOC103455087 gene encoding LIM domain-containing protein WLIM2b isoform X1, which yields MSFIGTQQKCKACEKTVYPVEELSADGISYHKSCFKCTHCKGTLKLSNYSSMEGVLYCKPHFEQLFKETGNFNKNFQSPAAKSAEKLTPELTRSPSKAASMFSGTQDKCATCGKTAYPLEKVTVESQAYHKSCFKCSHGGCPITPSNYAALEGILYCKHHFSQLFKEKGSYNHLIKSASIKRTAAAAAAAAATVASIPEA from the exons ATGTCTTTCATTGGCACCCAGCAGAAATGCAAGGCTTGTGAAAAGACAGTTTACCCAGTGGAGGAGCTTTCTGCTGATGGGATTTCCTACCACAAGTCTTGCTTCAAATGCACCCACTGCAAAGGGACTTTGAAG CTGAGCAATTATTCCTCAATGGAAGGTGTCCTGTACTGTAAGCCTCACTTTGAGCAACTGTTCAAGGAGACTGGCAATTTCAACAAGAACTTTCAGTCGC CAGCTGCAAAGTCAGCTGAGAAGTTAACTCCAGAGCTG ACTAGGTCACCTAGCAAAGCTGCTAGCATGTTTTCTGGAACACAAGACAAATGTGCTACTTGTGGTAAAACAGCTTACCCACTGGAGAAG GTGACAGTGGAGAGCCAGGCTTACCACAAGTCGTGTTTCAAGTGTTCTCACGGCGGCTGTCCTATTACTCCCTCAAACTACGCTGCCCTGGAGGGCATTTTATACTGCAAGCACCATTTCTCCCAGCTTTTCAAGGAGAAGGGGAGCTACAACCATCTTATTAAGTCTGCATCAATCAAGCGCACAGCAGCTGCAGCAGCAGCGGCAGCAGCAACAGTAGCCTCCATTCCAGAAGCATAA